One region of Sulfuriroseicoccus oceanibius genomic DNA includes:
- a CDS encoding ATP-dependent zinc protease family protein gives MKILQLTYSTLLSLAMALMVHAESPSSTSATQEEPIIVGEVEPVGIVEAGTHFEARIDTGAETCSIHAENIEAFERDGKKWVRFQLINPTTKEPILLERPQVRRVKIKHQEGEFERRMVVKLRAAFGEEIRPTEFTLTDRSLYQYPLLVGRNLLHGTAIVDVSRKNTLEKPDLWATDTKDNAPKSSGGKN, from the coding sequence ATGAAGATACTTCAACTGACATATTCGACACTCCTCTCGCTCGCAATGGCCCTCATGGTCCACGCCGAGAGCCCCTCATCCACGAGTGCCACACAGGAGGAGCCGATCATCGTCGGCGAGGTGGAGCCCGTCGGAATCGTCGAAGCTGGAACGCACTTCGAAGCCCGTATCGACACCGGCGCGGAGACCTGTTCGATTCATGCGGAAAACATCGAAGCCTTCGAACGCGACGGCAAAAAATGGGTCCGTTTCCAACTCATCAACCCAACAACCAAGGAACCCATTCTCCTCGAACGCCCACAGGTCCGCCGCGTTAAAATCAAACACCAGGAAGGTGAATTCGAACGGCGAATGGTAGTCAAACTGCGCGCCGCATTCGGCGAGGAAATCCGCCCCACCGAGTTCACCCTCACCGACCGCAGCCTCTACCAATACCCGCTGCTCGTCGGTCGCAATCTCTTGCACGGCACTGCCATTGTCGACGTCAGCCGCAAGAACACACTCGAAAAGCCCGACCTCTGGGCCACCGACACCAAGGACAACGCTCCAAAATCATCGGGAGGCAAGAACTAA